The segment CCCAGAGGGACGTCATCCACAAGTACGTTCAGATCGGCCTGGAGGAGGGCGCGAAGCTTGTCCTGGGCGGCCACTACTACGAGGAAGGGGAGTGCAAGAAGGGCTGGTTTTACGCGCCGACGATCTTCGTGGATGTCAAGCCCACCATGCGCATCGCCCAGGAGGAAATCTTTGGGCCTGTCCTCAGCGTCCTTCGCGTGGGTTCGTTGGAGGAAGCCATCGATGTGCTGAACGGCACCCGATATGGCCTCTCGTCCTCCATCTATACCCGGGATGTGAACGCCGCTTACCGGGCCATTCGCGATATCGAAGCCGGCATCACGTACATCAATGGCCCGACGATCGGCGCCGAATGCCACATGCCCTTCGGCGGCGTCAAAGAGACCGGCAACGGGCATCGAGAGGGCGGCTGGGCTGCCTACGAGTTCTTCTCGGAGGTGAAGACCGTCTACGTCGACTTCTCCGGGAAGCTGCAGCGGGCGCAGATTGACAATCGCTAAGGGGCGTCCGAAGACCAGCTCAGTCGGGCCAGTAGATGGGAGGACCTTATGCGCCATATCTCCCCACGTGATGTTCACGCCATTCTGCGCAAGCACATGCTCGTCGATGGCTTCGATATCGTGGTGGACCTTGAGAAGAGCAAGGGCTCTTACCTGGTCGACGCAATCACGGGCAAGAAGTACCTGGACTTCTTCACCTACTTTGCCACGTTACCGTTGGGCCACAACCACCCGGGGCTGCTGACCCCCGACTTCAAGAAGAGGCTCCTGAGGGCTGCCATCAACAAGCCCTCGAACTCCGATTTCTACACCGTGGAGATGGCCGAGTTTGTGGAGACCTTTTCCCGCTACGCCATCCCCGACTATCTGCCGCACCTCTTCCTGATCGACGGCGGAGCCCTGGCGGTGGAAAACGCGCTGAAGACCGCCTTCGACTGGAAGGTGAGGAAGAATTTCGAGAAGGGCTACACGGTCGAGAAGGGGACCAAGGTAATCCACTTCCGGGAAGCCTTCCACGGCCGGAGCGGATACACCCTGTCCCTTACGAACACCAGTGATCCCAGGAAGTACATGTACTTTCCGAAGTTCGACTGGCCGCGGGTGCTCAATCCCAAGATCACCTTCCCGCTGAACGAGGAGAATCTGGCGAGGGTGAAGGAGGCGGAAGAGATCAGCCTGCGTCAGATCCAGCAAGCCATCGCCCGGGATCCGGACGACATCGCTGCGCTCATCATCGAGCCGATCCAGGGGGAGGGAGGCGACAACCACTTCCGCCCCGAGTTTCTCCGGGAACTCCGCCGAATCTGCGACGAAAACGAGATCCTGCTCATCTTCGACGAGGTCCAGACGGGCGTGGGGCTCACGGGCAAGATGTGGGCTCACCAGCACTTCGATGTGCGTCCGGATATCATGGCTTTCGGCAAGAAGACGCAGGTCTGCGGGATCCTCGCCGGTCCCCGGATCGATGAGGTGAAGAACAACGTGTTCCAGGAATCCAGCCGGCTCAATTCCACCTGGGGTGGCAACCTGGTGGACATGGTGCGCTTCGCCCGCATCCTGGAGATCATCCACGAAGAGAACCTCATCGAGAACGCCGCGCGGGTAGGGGAGTACCTGCTGCGCGGCCTGGAGGAGATCGCTCACGAGACCGATGGTCAGATGTCCAACGTACGGGGCCGCGGGCTTTTTATCGCCTTTGATCTTCCGACGACCGAGCTCAGGAACAAGTTTTTGCGCAAGGCCCTGGAGAATCGGCTCATCGCCTTAGCCAGCGGCGAACGTTCGGTCCGTTTCCGTCCGCCCCTGAACCTGAAGCCGGAGGAAGCCGACCACGGGCTGGAGATCGTCCGCAAGACGCTGCGTGCCATTCTGCCGAAAAAGGCGCCCGCGGTGGAGCCCGGGATCAATCACGCAAAGTACGAGCTCTAACAGCGGGTTGCGCAAGATAGGATGTCAGAGAGGAGCAGAGAAGCCCCCCAAGCAGAGGGGGGCACGCTATATTTGGTGAGCACACCGATCGGGAACCTGCAGGACATTACGTTGCGTGCCTTAGAGACGCTGCGGGCTGTTGACGCGATCGCCGCCGAGGATACGCGCCGCACCCGTATCTTGCTGGAGCAGTACGGGATCCGAAAACCGATGGTCAGCTACCACGAGCACAACAAGGGGTGGCGGGGCACCGAGCTCCTGGCGCGCCTCCGGAGCGGGCAGAGCATCGCCGTGGTCAGCGATGCGGGGACCCCCGGCATCTCGGACCCAGCCTACGAGCTGGTCTGCTCGTGTATCGCAGCTGGAGTGCCCGTGGTACCCATCCCAGGGCCATCGGCCTTGGTCGCCGCCCTGACGATTTCAGGGCTGCCTACCGACCGATTCGTCTTCGAAGGCTTCCTGCCGGTGAAAAAGGGGCGGCAAAAACGCCTGGAGGCCCTGCGAGAGGAAACGCGCACGATTATCCTGTTCGAGGCACCTCACCGTATCGAGCGCACCCTCACCGACCTCCTAGCCCACCTTGGGAATCGCCAGGCCGCCCTGGTGCGCGAGCTGACCAAGGTGCACGAAGAGGTTTGGCGCGGCTCTCTTGCGGAACTCCTCGAACGGAGCCGCAGGGAACCGCCTCGCGGCGAGCTCGTCCTCGTCGTGGAAGGGAAAACGCGCAGATTCCTGCGGGAACAAGTGCAGTCTGCGGACAACGGTAAGAAGCTTTGAAGCTCGAGATCGTACCTGCTTCCGTGAAGCATGGCTTTAATCGGCTATCGGAGCCTCTGGTGAACGTTTTCGTTCGCAGAGGTGCGAACCCGAACCTGTTCACCACGGCAGGGCTCTTCCTCAACGCCGCCTCGGGTGCGGTCTTCGCCACGGGCCACCTGAGGATGGGCGGGGTCCTCTTCCTGCTGGGTGGCGTGCTCGACACCTTAGACGGGCGGGTTGCCCGGGGTACCGGCAGGGTCACACGCTTCGGCGCGCTGTACGATTCCACCCTCGACCGCTACTCCGAGATCTTCGTGTTCTTTGGGATGATGTACTACTTCCTCCATTCGCCTCATCGATGGGCGTTGGCGGCCATTCTCCTGGCCCTCGGAGGCTCCCTCATGGTCAGCTACGTGCGTGCGCGGGCCGAGGGGCTGGGCTTCGAGTGTAAGATAGGGATCATGCAGCGGGCGGAGCGCGTGCTTGTCCTGGGGATAGGCGCCCTTGTCCATGAGGCGGCTCTCTTAATCGCCCTTGTGCTGGTCGCCGTGCTGGCCAATGTTACAGCCATTCAGCGCCTCCACTACATCTGGGCGCTGGAAAACGGCAGTAAGAACGCCGGACTTCCCCACGGGCAAAACTACAACGGCGACTGACCAAAAGGGCCACCAGGACCGGAGCTGGAACGCAACCTTCCGCAAGGGGAGGGAAGGTACAGTGCTTGTCCACGTACTGAAAGCCAAGATCCAGTATGCCACCGTAACCGACGCTCGTCTGGAGTATGAGGGTAGCCTGACCCTCGACAGGGAAATCATGGAGGCTGCGGGTCTTCTCCCGCATGAGCAAGTTCAGGTCTTGAATCTCAACAACGGGGACCGTTCCGAGACCTATCTCATCGAAGGGCCAGCCGGCTCAGGGGTAGTCTGCCTGAACGGCCCCCTTGCTCGGAGGGGTCAGATAGGGGACCGGATTATCGTGCTGGCCTATTGCCTCCTGGGGGAGGAGGAAGCCAGGAGCTGGCAGCCCAGAATCGTCTTCCTTGCCGAGGGCAATCGGGTGCACCGCATACGCAGCTGAGGCCCTGGTAGCGCGGCCGCTGGGCACCTTCGGCGGATCGGATCGTTTTTTATGCGGGTTACGCGGGAAAGAGGCAACGTCCATTAGGGCAGTGGAACGGCAGATACGAAGGGCAGCCAAAGGAGGAACGAACGTGGTTCAGAAGGGAGCGCAGATAGCCGAACCCAGGGGGAAGCTTGGAGTACTCATTCCCGGCCTTGGAGCGGTGGGCACCACCTTCATCGCGGGCGTGGAGCTGATCCGGCGTGGCATCGCCAAGCCTTACGGGTCCCTGACCCAGATGGGAACCATACGGCTCGGTAAGCGCACGGAAAACCGGGTGCCGAGGATCAAGGACTTCGTGCCTCTGGCCGAGCTTGACGATCTGGTTTTCGGCGGCTGGGACATTTTCGAGGATAATGCCTACGAATCGGCGAAGAAGGCGGGCGTCCTGTCCGACGAACATCTGGAGCAGGTGCGGGATTTCCTGGAAAACATCCGGCCCATGCCCGCTGCGTTCGACCGCAATTACGTCCGGCGCCTGGACGGCCCCAACGTCAAGAAGGCCAAGACGAAATACGAGCTCGCGCAGCAGCTGATGGAGGACATCGCCCGTTTTCGGGACGCAAACGGCATCAGTCGCATGGTCATGATCTGGTGTGGCAGCACCGAGATCTATCTCACCCCGCACGAGGTTCATCAGGACATCGCGAGCTTCGAGCAGGCGATGAAGGAAAACCATGCCGCCATTGCCCCGAGCATGCTCTACGCCTACGCCGCTCTCTCCATGGGTGTCCCCTTTGTGAATGGGGCTCCCAATCTCACGGTCGATATCCCGGCCCTCATCGCCCTCGCCAAGGAAAAGCGGGTGCCCATCGCGGGGAAGGACTACAAGACGGGCCAGACCCTTATGAAGACCATCATCGCGCCCGGGCTCAAGGCACGCCTCCTTGGCCTTCACGGCTGGTTCAGCACCAACATCCTGGGCAATCGAGACGGCGAGGTCCTGGACGATCCCGAGTCGTTTAAGACCAAGGAGGAAAGCAAGCTCGGCGTGCTCGAGTACATCCTTCAGCCCCAGCTTTACCCGGAACTCTACGGCAACATCTACCACAAGGTACGCATCAACTACTATCCACCTCGGGGCGACAACAAGGAAGGCTGGGATAACCTGGACATCTTCGGCTGGCTGGGCTATCCCATGCAGATCAAGATCGACTTTCTGTGCCGAGACTCCATCCTGGCCGCACCCCTCGTCCTCGACCTTGCCCTCTTCATGGACCTGGCGCAGCGGGCCGGGATGTACGGCATTCAGGAGTGGCTGTCGTTCTACTTTAAGTCGCCCATGACGGCCCCTGGGCTTTATCCGGAACACGACCTCTTTATCCAGCTCATGAAGCTAAAGAATACCCTGCGTTATCTGCGGGGCGAGGAGCTGATCACCCACTTGGGGCTTGAGTATTACGACTGAGCGACGGGAAAAGGGCGCATCGGTCGAGGCGTCCGGTGCAGAAAGGCGCCGGACGCCTTTTACCAAGGAAGCTGTGCGAGAAGGGAAGAGGCGGAACGTGTCCCGGAGGCGGGCAGAAGGATGTTCTGCGCTCAAGGAGATCCTGAGGACTTCCCTGCCCGCGGTGATCGACCTCTCGTCGCAGACCCTGATGTGGACGGTGGAGGCGATCCTCATCGGGCAGCTCAGCGCCTCGGCCTTCGCGGGCACCGCCATGGCCCTGCAGATCGTGATCCTCTTCTTCACCGTCATCCTCACGTTTGTGGTCGGGAGCTCTTTGATTATTTCGCGCCATATCGGCGCCGGCGAGCGGTGGGAGGCCAACCACATCCTCGGCCAGGCCCTGATGATCGGCCTGGGAGTGGCCTTCCTCTTCTCCCTCATCTGGTACACCGGGGCCGTACACCTTTTCCGCCTGATTCGACAGGAGGGTACGCCGGAAGCGCGCGCCGCCGGGGTCACCTATCTCCGGACCATCGCCTTTTTTGGCCCCCTGGTGATCACGAACTTCATTGCTGTGGGCATCATTCGCGGCGCCGGGGAAACCCACTATAGCATGGCGATCAATGTCTTCGTCAATGGCCTGAACCTGGTCCTTGCGCCCACCCTGATCTTTGGGCTTTTCGGCTTCCCGCGCCTGGAGGTGAGGGGAGCCGCCCTGGCGGTGGGGATCGCCCACAGCTGCGGGTTTATGGCTACTCTCTGGCTCTTGCGGTCCCGGCGGAGTACGCTTTTCCTTTCTTTTCGCGAACTCACTACGCCGCGGATGACCAGCATGCGCCGCCTCTTCCACACCGGCTTTCCCACCACGGTGGAGCAGCTGGCCACAGCTGTGGTCCAGTTTGTGATGATGAGCTACGCGGCGCGTCTGGGCGTCACCGCGCTGGCCGCCCACGGCATCCTGCTGCGCATCCAGGGGGTGCTCAGCATGGTGTACATGGGTTTTGGCGTCGGGGCGATGAGCCTCATGGGCCGGAACCTTGGAGCTTCGGATCACGAAACGGCGGAGCAGACGGCGCGGACCGCCAACGGTGTGGTGGCGGTCATGGTGCTGGGCATCGTCGGATGCCTGGTCCTGTTCAGCAACGAGATCGTCAGGCTCTTCGTTGGACGAAACCAGCAGGTCGTGTCGCTGGGCTCGAAAGTCCTGTACGTCTTTGCCCTGGTGCAGATCCCCAAAGCCCTCGGCAGCGTCCTCATGGGTCATCTGCGGGGCGCCGGCGACCTCCGATGGCTCATGTGGATGGTCATTGTGACCGGCCTACTGATCGACATCACCACCAACTACGTGGTGATCTTCGCCTTCGGGCTCGGCCTCCTCGGTCTGTGGTCGGTCCACACCTTAGGCGAGACGGTTCGCCTGCTCCTCAATGTCTGGCGATTTCGAGGAGGCCGCTGGAAGTTCATCGACATTTGAGGCGCCGGCAAGAGACCAGCGGCGCGAGGATATCTTGATCCATGGACAAGGGCCTCTTCATTAGCCTGGAAGGGATCGATTTTTGCGGCAAGACCACCCAGGCCCACCTCCTGGCCCGTAGGTGGTCGGAAGTCGGCCGGGAGGTGGTCAGCGTCCGGGATCCGGGCAGCACGGCCATCTCCGAACGCCTCCGCGAGATCCTTCTGGACCGTAGCGCCCGCGAGATGCACCCGATGACCGAGCTTCTCCTCTACGAGGCCGCGCGGGCGCAGCTTGTGGCCCAGATCATCCGACCAGGGCTGCAACGAGGGGCCGTGGTCGTCGCCGACCGCTTCTCTGATTCCACCACAGCCTACCAGGGCTATGGCCGCGGCCTTCCGCTGAAGGAAGTGGAGGAAGCCAATCGTCTCGGCAGTCTGGGACTGTGTCCGGATTTGACCGTGGTCATTGACATTCCCGTGGAGGAGTCGCAGCGGCGACAACAGGCCCTGGGGATGCCGGCCGATCGAATCGAGGACCAAGAGGCGGACTTCCGCCGGCGGGTGCGCGAAGGATATCTGGAGATCGCCCGCCACAACCCGCAGCGTGTGATCCTGATCGATGGACTGGGCACACCCGCTGAGGTCCACGCTCGCATCTGGGAGGCCATGGAACACCGGCTGGAAGAAACGGGTAAGCTGTCTGGAGCGGCAACGACCTGAGGGAGGGGGACACGGACACGAGGTCCGTGTAACTTCGGCCGTAATTTTCGCTGAATGCGAGGAGGAAGGGAAAAGTGAAGGCGAAGAGGGAAACAGGCCTGATCGGCCTTCTCATTCTCGTCACCCTGACCGTGGGTGGCTGGCTTTCCAGCACCGTGGGTTTGGGTCGAGGACAGGACATCTACGCCGACGTGCGGCGCGGGATCGGGCTCTTTGGGCGCGTCTACGAGGAGGTCGCCCAGCGCTACGTAGAGCCCATCGCCGTGGACAAGTTTGTCCAGCGGGGCATCGAGGCGATGCTCGAGGCGCTGGACCCGTATACGGTCCTCGTCGAAAAGGAGGATAGCGCCGAGCTCCAAATCATGACCCAGGGCAAGTACGGCGGGGTGGGCATGCGCATCGGGTTGCGCAACGGCTGGCCGACGGTTGTCGAGCCCCCCTTTGAGGGCACCCCTGCCCTGCGCGCCGGCATCCGCGAAGGAGACCAGATCATCGAGGTGGACGGTGTCTCCACCAAGGGGCTGAGCGTGTCGGAGACGGCGGCGCGCCTCCGGGGACCCAAAGGCACCCCGGTGACGATCAAGATCCTGCGCCCGGGCGTCGAAGATCCTTTGGAGTTCCGTCTCATCCGCGATGAGATCCACCCCAAGGACGTCACCTACGCCGGCTTGGTTACCGACGGGGTGGGATTGATCAAGCTCTCACGCTTCTCCCGCAATGCCGGGCAGGAGGTGCGGGAAGCCATCCAGCAGTTGCAGGGGCAAGGCGCCCGCGCCCTCATCCTGGACCTGCGTAACAACCCCGGCGGCATGCTCGAGGCGGCGGTAGAAGTGGCGGAGAACTTTGTGCCTAAGGGGGAACTCATCGTCAGCACCCGCGGCCGCGTGAAGGAGGCCAACCAGGAGTTTCGCTCCCAGGCTAATCCGGTCTGGACGGGCAAGCCTCTGGCTATCCTCGTCAATCGTTACAGCGCCTCGGCCTCCGAGATCGTCGCCGGATGTATCCAGGACCTCGACCTCGGGGTGATCATCGGCTCCCCCACCTACGGAAAGGGGCTGGTTCAGACGGTCGTGCCCATCGACCGGGAGACGGCCGTTAAGATCACCACCGCGAAGTATTACATCCCCAGCGGCCGGCTGATCCAGCGGCCGGGCATTTTCAACCGTGAAAGCGGTGTTTTTCTGGCGGACTCCAGTGCGGCGGATTCTAACCGGGTCTATCAGACCCGCAACGGCCGCACGGTTCGAGGAGGCGGCGGGATCACCCCCGACCTCCTCGTGAGCGAGGACTCCCTCAATGCCTTCCAGGTGGCCTTGCTAATGAAGTCCATGCTCTTCAATTTCGCCGTCGAATACGCCACCCGCCACCCCGAGCTCCCGCGCAACTTCGTGGTGGACGACGACCTGATCGAGGAGTTCCGACTCTTCCTCGAGAAGAACAAGTTCGACTACAAGGTGGAAGGGGAAGAGGCCTTAGACCAGTTCCGCCAGACTGCGGAGAAGGCCGGCTTCCTTTCCAGCCTCCAGCCGGGGCTCCAGCAGATCGACCTGGTCCTGAGGCAACTGAAGGCCAAGGAGTTCGAAGCCAGCCGCGCCTTCATCCGCGAGGAGCTGCAACGGGAGATCGCAGCCAAGCTCTGGGGAACCCGCGGGGCCGTCGAGGCAACCTTCGACGACGACCAGGCCCTCCAGCGCGCGGTCGAAATTCTCCGGAACGAGGCAACCTACACGAGCATTCTAAAGGGCAGCACCAAGACCGCCAGGCGCTAAGGACGAAGCCTGGATTGAACCGGCAAATACCCTCCTCACCGATCGCCGACATCGGGACGTTCCTGGGACAGGAAACGCAGGTTCGGGTATCACAAGGTAACAGGAGGTCAGACGATGGCTGAGAAGAAGTGGGTCTACAAGTTCGGAGGGAACTCGACCGAAGGCAACGCCAAGATGAAAAACCTCCTTGGAAGCAAGGGGGCCAACCTTGCTGAGATGGCTTTGCTGGGAATCCCTGTACCTCCGGGCTTCACGATTACCACCGAAATGTGCGCTGTTTACTATCAGACCAACGGGCAATTCCCACCCGAGCTCGAAGGCCAGGTGAAGGAGGCCATGGCCTTCGTCGAGAAGGAGATGGGAGCTACGTTCGGTGATCCCTCCAATCCCCTCCTCGTCTCGGTTCGCTCAGGTGCGGCCATTTCCATGCCCGGGATGATGGACACGGTCCTTAATCTCGGCTTAAACGACGAGACCGTGCAGGGGCTGGCCAAGCGTACAGGCAATGAACGCTTCGCGTGGGACTCCTACCGCCGCTTTGTCCAGATGTACGGCGATGTGGTCCTCGGCCTCAAGCCGGAGAGCAAGGAAGAAACGGATCCCTTCGAGGCCATCATCGACGAGCTCAAGGAGAAGAAGGGGTATAAGTACGACACCGACATGACGGTCGAGGACCTCAAGTACTTGGTCGCTGAATTCAAGAAGTTGATCAAGCAGCGCAAAGGGGTCGACTTTCCCCAGGACCCCTGGGAGCAGCTGTGGGGCGCCATCCGGGCCGTTTTCCGCTCGTGGAACAACGAGCGGGCCATCACCTACCGCCGCCTGAACAAGATTCCGGATGACCTCGGCACGGCCGTCAACGTGCAGGCGATGGTCTTTGGAAACATGGGCGAAGACTCCGCCACCGGTGTGGCCTTCACCCGCGACCCCGCCACGGGCGAAAAGGTCTTCTACGGTGAGTACCTGGTCAATGCCCAGGGCGAGGACGTGGTGGCCGGTATCCGTACGCCCCAGCCTATCAATCGCGAGACGAAGACCGAGCCCGACCAGGTGACTCTGGAAGAGGTCATGCCCGAGGCATACCGCACCTTGGTGGACATCCGCGACAAGCTGGAAAGACACTACAAGGAGATGCAGGACATCGAGTTTACCATCCAGCGCGGACGCCTGTGGATGCTCCAGACGCGCACCGGCAAGCGCACCGCCAAGGCCGCCATCAAGATTGCCGTCGACATGGTGAAAGAGGGGCTGATCGACAAGAAGACGGCGATCATGCGCGTTTCGCCCGAGCAGCTGGACCAGCTCCTGCATCCGATGTTCGATCCCAAGGCCAAGAAGAAGGTCATCGCCAAGGGTCTACCGGCATCGCCTGGAGCGGCTTCGGGCCGCGTGGTCTTCCACGCCGACGACGCCGAGGAGTGGAACCGCCGGGGCGAGAAGGTGATCCTGGTACGGCTGGAAACTTCGCCTGAGGATGTGGGCGGAATGCACGCAGCGCAGGGCGTCCTCACAGCTCGCGGCGGCATGACCTCGCACGCTGCGGTGGTCGCCCGCGGGATGGGCAAGACCTGCGTGGTCGGCTGCGGCGCCATCGACGTCGATTACGCCAAGCGCCAGTTCACGGTGGGCGACCTCGTGGTGAAAGAAGGCGACTGGATCAGCATTGATGGCTCCACCGGCGAGGTCATGCTGGGGCAGGTGCCCACGGTGGAACCGCAGCTCACCGGCGAATTCGCCGAGCTGATGAGCTGGGTGGATGAAGTGCGCCGTCTCGGCGTGCGCACCAACGCCGACACACCTCGCGATGCTCAGGTCGCCCGCAACTTCGGCGCCGAGGGCATCGGGCTCTGCCGTACGGAGCACATGTTCTTCGAGGGCGATCGCATCAAGGCTATGCGCGAGATGATCCTCGCTGAAGACGAGGCGGGCCGCCGCAAGGCCCTGGACAAGCTGCTCCCCTATCAGAAAGAGGACTTCATCGGGATCTTCCGGGTGATGGAAGGGCTGCCGGTGACCATCCGCCTCCTCGACCCGCCCCTGCACGAATTCTTGCCCCAGGACGAGCAGGCGCAGCGGGAGATGGCTGAGGAAATGGGTGTCTCCGTCGAGAAGGTGAAGGCGAGAGTCACGGCCCTTCACGAGCTCAACCCCATGCTCGGCCATCGCGGCTGCCGCCTGGGGATCGCCTACCCCGAGATCACCGAAATGCAGGCTCGAGCCATCTTCGAGGCCGCCTGTGAGCTCGCTAAGCAGGGCGTGAAGGTCGTGCCCGAGGTGATGGTCCCGTTGGTGGGCACCCTGGGCGAGTTCGTGAACCAGAAAGAGATCATCGACCGGGTAGCCAAGGAAACCATGCAGAAATACGGAGTGCAGGTCAACTACCTGGTCGGAACGATGATCGAGGTGCCGCGCGCCGCGATCACCGCGGACGAAATCGCTAAGGAAGCCCAGTTCTTCTCCTTCGGCACCAACGATCTCACGCAGATGACCTTCGGCTACTCCCGCGACGACGTCGGCAAGTTCCTGCCGATGTACATTGAGAAGGGGATCCTGAAGGAGGACCCGTTCCAGGTCCTCGACCAGGAGGGCGTGGGCCAGCTGGTGGAGATGGGCGTGAAGCGCGGCCGCGCCACCCGTCCGGACCTCAAGATCGGCATCTGCGGCGAGCACGGTGGCGAGCCGAGCTCGGTGGAATTCTGCCATCGCGTGGGGATGAACTACGTGAGCTGCTCGCCCTACCGCGTGCCGATCGCCCGTCTTGCCGCGGCTCAGGCAGTCATTAAAGAGGAACAGGCCAAACAAACCAAGTAGGAAAACCGCGCCGATCTCCGAGCGCGGAGACCTGATGCGGCGGCACCTGTCCCAACGCAGGTGCCGCCCTCTTCTTGTGCTCGCAACCTGCTGGACACCGTGACACAATCGACAGCACGGGTGAGGGAGAAAAAGCGTCGATCCCAGGCGGCGAATCCTGCAGTTACTCACCCATCGGGCCTAAGGAGAACGAAAAGAATGCTCGGAAGCAATAGGGCCACCCCGGCGCGGAGGCTCATCCTGTTCTGCGATTTCGACGGGACAGTTGCTCAGAACGATGTTGGCGATCTCTTCTTCCAGACCTTCGCGGGTATCGAAGCGTGGCAGGCCGCTGTGGAGGCCTACCGCAGCGGGCAGATTACCTCCCGCGAGTACCTGGAGCGCGTGTGCGCTGCTACCCGATTTGACTCCACACATTTCGAAAAACTCGTACGCGAACAGCCGCTCGACCCTCACTTTCGCGCCTGCGTCCAGTATTGCCGCCAACACGGCTACCCCGTGTACATCCTGAGCGACGGACTCGATGCCTACATCCGCCGGATCCTCGAGAACAACGGCTTGGCAGACCTTCC is part of the candidate division KSB1 bacterium genome and harbors:
- the ppdK gene encoding pyruvate, phosphate dikinase, yielding MAEKKWVYKFGGNSTEGNAKMKNLLGSKGANLAEMALLGIPVPPGFTITTEMCAVYYQTNGQFPPELEGQVKEAMAFVEKEMGATFGDPSNPLLVSVRSGAAISMPGMMDTVLNLGLNDETVQGLAKRTGNERFAWDSYRRFVQMYGDVVLGLKPESKEETDPFEAIIDELKEKKGYKYDTDMTVEDLKYLVAEFKKLIKQRKGVDFPQDPWEQLWGAIRAVFRSWNNERAITYRRLNKIPDDLGTAVNVQAMVFGNMGEDSATGVAFTRDPATGEKVFYGEYLVNAQGEDVVAGIRTPQPINRETKTEPDQVTLEEVMPEAYRTLVDIRDKLERHYKEMQDIEFTIQRGRLWMLQTRTGKRTAKAAIKIAVDMVKEGLIDKKTAIMRVSPEQLDQLLHPMFDPKAKKKVIAKGLPASPGAASGRVVFHADDAEEWNRRGEKVILVRLETSPEDVGGMHAAQGVLTARGGMTSHAAVVARGMGKTCVVGCGAIDVDYAKRQFTVGDLVVKEGDWISIDGSTGEVMLGQVPTVEPQLTGEFAELMSWVDEVRRLGVRTNADTPRDAQVARNFGAEGIGLCRTEHMFFEGDRIKAMREMILAEDEAGRRKALDKLLPYQKEDFIGIFRVMEGLPVTIRLLDPPLHEFLPQDEQAQREMAEEMGVSVEKVKARVTALHELNPMLGHRGCRLGIAYPEITEMQARAIFEAACELAKQGVKVVPEVMVPLVGTLGEFVNQKEIIDRVAKETMQKYGVQVNYLVGTMIEVPRAAITADEIAKEAQFFSFGTNDLTQMTFGYSRDDVGKFLPMYIEKGILKEDPFQVLDQEGVGQLVEMGVKRGRATRPDLKIGICGEHGGEPSSVEFCHRVGMNYVSCSPYRVPIARLAAAQAVIKEEQAKQTK
- a CDS encoding MtnX-like HAD-IB family phosphatase — its product is MLGSNRATPARRLILFCDFDGTVAQNDVGDLFFQTFAGIEAWQAAVEAYRSGQITSREYLERVCAATRFDSTHFEKLVREQPLDPHFRACVQYCRQHGYPVYILSDGLDAYIRRILENNGLADLPVFSNRMIQLDTIRIVPHLPYWEHSCGDCANCKGYHIRRLRKPGDLAVFVGDGISDRCAVREADRVLAKGTLRDWCQAHGYSFRPVESFADVLREIQALEEEAALTVTAEPYAASEDR